A portion of the Candida dubliniensis CD36 chromosome R, complete sequence genome contains these proteins:
- a CDS encoding GPI-anchored protein, putative (Similar to S. cerevisiae FLO5) — translation MRSPSLAIAATTALGLFSSSALAYYGNTTTVALTTTEFVTTCPYPTTFTVSTCTNDVCQPTVVTVTEETTITIPGTVVCPIVSTPSASASASASASASSEEEGSAVTTQVTVTDFTTYCPYPTTVTITKCENNECHPTTIPVETATTITVTGEVICPTTTSTSPKESSSAVASSEVVTTQATVTDYTTYCPLPTTIVVSTCNEDKCHPTTIEVTTPSTVVVPGTVVCPTTSVATPSESKATTKPTTISSVVTTGVTTTDYTTYCPSPTTIVVSTCNEDKCHPTTIEISTPSTVVVPGTVVCPTTSATIITTTAEQPPASPAVSTIQSVVTTPATLTGYTTYCPEPTTLVLTTCSDDECKPHTVSATGGETVSIPATIVVPSSHTTQVEITVSSASVPASENPTTPVTVAAVSSSPAVSTETPSVATPAISVGAAAGNVVPTTVFGLFAIILASIF, via the coding sequence ATGAGATCTCCATCACTCGCTATTGCTGCTACCACTGCTTTGGGTTTGTTTTCATCCAGTGCTTTAGCTTACTATGGTAACACCACTACTGTTGCTTTGACTACTACTGAATTTGTCACCACTTGTCCTTATCCAACCACTTTCACAGTGAGTACATGTACCAATGATGTATGCCAACCAACTGTGGTTACAGTCACTGaagaaacaacaatcacTATTCCTGGTACTGTTGTCTGCCCTATCGTCCTGACACCATCGGCTAGTGCCAGTGCCAGTGCCAGTGCCAGTGCTAGCTccgaagaagaaggaagCGCTGTCACCACTCAAGTCACCGTCACCGATTTCACAACTTACTGTCCTTATCCAACTACAGTAACCATCACCAAATGTGAAAACAATGAATGTCATCCAACCACAATTCCGGTGGAAACTGCCACTACCATAACTGTCACTGGTGAGGTGATTTGTCCAACCACCACATCCACTTCTCCAAAAGAGTCCTCTTCAGCAGTTGCTTCATCTGAAGTGGTCACTACTCAGGCCACAGTTACAGATTACACTACTTATTGTCCATTGCCAACAACTATTGTGGTTTCCACTTGTAATGAAGATAAATGCCACCCAACTACCATTGAGGTGACCACTCCTTCCACCGTTGTTGTTCCAGGTACAGTTGTTTGTCCAACCACTTCTGTTGCCACCCCATCAGAATCTAAAGCAACCACCAAACCTACCACTATTAGTTCAGTTGTCACTACTGGTGTCACTACAACTGACTACACCACATACTGCCCATCACCAACCACCATTGTTGTTTCCACTTGTAATGAAGACAAATGCCACCCAACCACTATTGAAATTTCTACCCCATCTACAGTTGTTGTTCCAGGCACAGTTGTTTGTCCAACCACATCTGCCAcaatcatcaccaccactgCCGAACAACCACCAGCTTCCCCAGCTGTTTCTACTATTCAATCTGTGGTTACTACTCCTGCTACATTGACAGGCTACACCACTTATTGTCCAGAGCCAACCACTCTTGTGTTGACAACCTGTTCTGATGATGAATGTAAACCTCACACCGTTTCTGCTACTGGTGGTGAAACCGTTAGCATTCCTGCCACCATTGTTGTGCCAAGTAGTCATACTACTCAAGTGGAAATTACTGTTTCCTCAGCCTCGGTGCCAGCTTCAGAAAATCCAACTACTCCAGTAACTGTTGCTGCAGTTTCCAGTTCTCCAGCTGTATCTACTGAAACTCCATCAGTAGCAACTCCTGCTATTTCTGTTGGTGCTGCTGCTGGTAATGTTGTTCCAACCACAGTATTCGGGCTCTTTGCCATTATTCTTGCATCAATCTTTTAA
- a CDS encoding serine protease of the SPS plasma membrane amino acid sensor system (Ssy1p-Ptr3p-Ssy5p), putative (In S. cerevisiae: senses external amino acid concentration and transmits intracellular signals that regulate expression of amino acid permease genes;~Similar to S. cerevisiae SSY5), whose protein sequence is MSMKRFLSRSSSKATPGQGDDASITPSSMGSDIPIVPLPSNQSGDSHDSIKELGPMFRQQQTKQTPDNDDSYDMMHLNLNPTISDSNKIVPSIKGSTIQDSLFSSRQSYSTNQSSYRTGGTNTSGSGSSQFAKRKHDLNTSQPLQTLKILEENEHQNLEELIRDNLKQLYQDLAYTMSQFYNSTASLSSTVINIIDCLKKFNVFVEKAAAAKSNEKYVFTSYNSSSTRKILKIYLELYDNLLTDQVYIKLKLLLVKNFNDFAVLLNSQETNQASEEMIKPKNYPIGCIKGKSLPNEEILVRIIEKVSHSDLSMKEQNGSFIAPITRGISNDLNILCLYFGYPDPTEYHHSLTQSLRELYDDVHIVLVKNQIELASATRVDAASSFNKPAAFNDGFPPLHTHNTQKFKLPFRVPTDAHHVPMSMSISIENATRTSGTMGGYIYPIIDLQKQPHLKSYANSKFAISCGHVCLDSDNPENYPNVSSPSSVLISLYKQALTEQYHKSLDRNSTAAVFSETRVAFGAVLQQLEEMFPLKQIKKSSTNKNGAYKDEYEVRNLPKYRFGQIIWGERTLIRLNGEVNDSGHNQINEMSGIVEKKLSDLAIIKVNKKLKCEHNYLGDDVQFNEYDPSLMFDNLYVRKIINLKRYVPKVINTDIEDVDSDVSDHSEMQTYFGIPVFKYGSTTKYTKGHLNGIKLVYWLDGAIHSSEFIVNSIEANSAFASGGDSGSWILTKLDDVEENSKGLGVLGMLHSYDGEFKQFGLFTPMTEILQRLEEVTHIKWGVVGCDNKHDECDDEFHGFDTDDDDELDRQSAFSDNDDASKSSDGAYPPDIE, encoded by the coding sequence ATGTCTATGAAACGATTTTTGTCAAGGTCGTCGAGCAAAGCAACTCCGGGTCAAGGTGACGACGCTTCCATTACCCCATCAAGTATGGGCTCAGATATCCCAATAGTGCCACTTCCAAGCAATCAGTCAGGCGATTCTCATGACTCCATCAAGGAGTTGGGCCCCATGTTCAGGCAACAGCAAACAAAGCAAACACCCGATAATGATGACAGCTATGATATGATGCATTTGAACTTGAATCCAACCATTCTGGATTCCAACAAGATTGTTCCCTCGATTAAGGGCTCTACCATTCAGGACTCGTTGTTTTCAAGCAGACAATCATACTCCACTAACCAGTCTTCTTATAGAACCGGTGGCACCAACACCAGTGGTAGCGGTAGCAGTCAGTTTGCCAAACGAAAACATGACCTAAACACTTCTCAGCCATTGCAGACTCTCAAAATATTGGAGGAAAATGAACACCAAAATTTGGAAGAGTTGATACGAGATAATTTGAAACAGTTGTATCAGGATTTGGCATACACAATGAGTCAGTTCTACAACTCTACAGCCAGTCTATCATCAACtgttattaatattattgacTGCTTGAAGAAATTTAATGTTTTTGTGGAAAAAGCCGCTGCTGCCAAgtcaaatgaaaaatatgttTTCACCAGTTACAATTCATCGAGTACAAggaagattttgaaaatatatcTTGAGTTGTACGATAATTTGTTAACAGATCAAGTTTATATTaagttgaaattgttgttggttaaaaattttaatgacTTTGCCGTGTTGTTAAATAGTCAGGAGACGAACCAAGCAAGCGAAGAAATGATCAAACCAAAGAACTACCCCATAGGCTGTATTAAGGGGAAACTGTTGCCAAATGAAGAAATCTTGGTACGcataattgaaaaagtgTCGCACAGCGATTTATCTATGAAGGAGCAAAATGGATCATTCATTGCTCCGATAACTCGAGGTATCTCAAACGACTTGAACATTTTATGCCTATATTTCGGATACCCTGACCCCACTGAGTATCACCATAGTCTAACTCAGAGTTTGCGTGAATTGTACGACGACGTACACATTGTTCTTGtcaaaaaccaaattgaGTTGGCCAGCGCTACTAGGGTAGATGCAGCAAGTTCTTTCAATAAACCAGCAGCATTCAATGATGGATTCCCACCTTTGCATACACATAACACACAGAAATTCAAGTTGCCATTTAGAGTACCTACAGATGCACACCATGTGCCTATGTCCATGTCAATATCGATTGAGAATGCCACTCGAACATCGGGAACTATGGGAGGCTATATTTATCCCATTATTGACTTACAAAAGCAACCACATTTGAAGTCTTATGCAAATTCCAAATTTGCAATATCATGTGGGCACGTGTGTTTGGATTCAGACAATCCCGAGAATTACCCTAATGTGTCCTCGCCGTCGTCGGTTTTGATATCATTATACAAACAAGCATTAACTGAACAATACCACAAAAGTCTTGATAGGAATAGCACTGCTGCTGTGTTTTCTGAAACTCGTGTTGCATTTGGTGCTGttcttcaacaattggAGGAAATGTTCCCATTGAagcaaataaaaaaatcaagCACTAACAAAAACGGTGCTTATAAGGACGAGTATGAAGTTCGTAATTTACCGAAATATAGATTTGGACAAATAATTTGGGGTGAAAGAACTTTAATTAGGCTAAATGGTGAAGTCAACGACAGTGGGCATAAccaaataaatgaaatgagTGGGATTGTGGAGAAGAAATTGTCTGATTTAGCCATTATCAAGgtcaataaaaaattgaaatgtgAGCACAATTATCTTGGTGATGATGTTCAATTTAATGAGTATGATCCTAGTTTAatgtttgataatttatatgtcagaaaaatcattaacttGAAACGATATGTTCCAAAAGTGATAAATACAGATATCGAAGACGTTGATTCTGATGTCTCGGACCATAGTGAAATGCAAACGTATTTTGGAATTCCAGTTTTCAAATATGGATCTACTACTAAATATACTAAAGGACACCTCAATGGTATTAAGTTAGTTTATTGGTTGGATGGTGCAATTCATTCGAGCGAATTCATTGTCAATTCCATTGAAGCTAATTCGGCTTTTGCATCAGGTGGTGATAGTGGATCGTGGATATTGACCAAATTAGATGATGTCGAAGAAAATTCAAAAGGATTGGGGGTATTAGGAATGTTGCATTCGTATGATGGTGAATTCAAACAGTTTGGATTGTTTACACCAATGACAGAGATATTACAACGATTAGAAGAAGTGACCCATATCAAATGGGGGGTTGTTGGGTGTGACAATAAGCATGATGAATGTGATGATGAGTTTCATGGATTCGATActgatgacgatgatgagCTTGATCGTCAATCGGCATTCCtggataatgatgatgctTCCAAGAGTAGTGATGGCGCATATCCACCAGATATAGAGTAA
- a CDS encoding fructose-2,6-bisphosphatase, putative (Similar to S. cerevisiae FBP26) — translation MQVSIISKDEQISSKIYRYLKWLSIKSQVFEDTQSMLKWFEDNEDADDTVALINSNVNPSDIPKHIEPLVISDSIDASDTTFVRINGNDQNIVINHVTSHLQSKIIYFALNLNKRKRAVWLSRHGESEFNLSGQIGGDANLSERGWAYARKLPSLVEKSCNGANLTVWTSTLRRTQQTASFLPFQKKLQWKALDELDAGECDGMTYEEIEQKFPEDFKARDDNKYEYRYRGGESYRDIVIRLEPIIMELERQENILIITHQAVLRCLYAYFMNVPQEESPWMSIPLHTLIKLEPGAFETIVTRIKADIPAVSTYKEKGTSQLGESATNTSKSRDLISNSSSV, via the coding sequence ATGCAAGTCTCTATTATCCTGAAAGATGAACAAATAAGTTCGAAAATATACAGATACCTAAAATGGCTTTCCATCAAATCGCAAGTTTTTGAAGACACACAGTCAATGTTGAAATGGTTTGAAGACAACGAAGATGCTGACGACACAGTGGCATTGATTAACTCTAATGTCAATCCAAGTGACATTCCCAAACACATTGAGCCATTGGTTATTTCCGACTCCATTGACGCATCGGATACTACTTTTGTACGCATCAATGGGAACGACCAAAACATTGTCATCAACCATGTGACTAGTCACCTTCAATCCAAGATCATATATTTTGCCCTTAACTTGAATAAACGGAAAAGGGCTGTATGGCTTTCTCGTCATGGAGAGTCCGAGTTTAATTTGAGTGGTCAGATTGGCGGTGATGCCAATTTGTCGGAAAGGGGATGGGCTTATGCTCGTAAGTTGCCCCTGTTGGTTGAGAAATCTTGTAACGGGGCCAATTTAACTGTGTGGACTTCCACTTTGAGAAGGACCCAGCAGACAGCTTCCTTTCTTCCATTCCAGAAAAAACTTCAATGGAAGGCATTAGATGAACTAGATGCTGGCGAATGTGACGGAATGACATACGAggaaattgaacaaaagTTTCCCGAGGATTTCAAAGCCAGAGACGATAACAAGTACGAGTATAGATATCGTGGCGGTGAAAGTTATCGTGATATTGTTATTCGTTTGGAGCCTATTATTATGGAATTGGAACGACAGGAAAATATCTTGATTATTACTCATCAGGCAGTGTTGCGTTGTCTTTATGCCTACTTCATGAATGTTCCTCAAGAGGAGAGTCCGTGGATGTCGATACCCTTGCACACCTTGATCAAGTTGGAGCCAGGTGCTTTTGAAACTATAGTTACACGAATCAAGGCAGACATACCCGCTGTCAGTACATACAAAGAGAAAGGGACTTCTCAATTGGGCGAATCAGCAACCAACACCTCGAAAAGTAGAGATTTAATTAGCAATAGTAGCTCAGTTTAA
- a CDS encoding ubiquitin carrier protein, putative (Similar to S. cerevisiae UBC9) yields MSLCLIRLQEERKQWRKTHPFGFFAKPNKAPDGSLDLKHWTAGIPGKEGTMWAGAVYPVTLEFPDEYPSKPPKVKFRPKFYHPNVYPSGTVCLSILNESQDWKPAITLTQILLGVQELLDNPNIKSPAQEDSYKHYMNDRATYEKKVRAEVKKYITEE; encoded by the coding sequence ATGTCCCTTTGTTTGATTAGATTgcaagaagaaagaaaacagTGGAGGAAAACCCATCCGTTTGGTTTTTTTGCAAAGCCAAACAAGGCTCCAGATGGGTCCTTGGACTTGAAGCATTGGACTGCTGGAATACCAGGTAAAGAAGGAACTATGTGGGCAGGCGCTGTTTATCCGGTGACACTTGAATTCCCTGATGAGTATCCTTCTAAACCACCAAAAGTCAAATTCAGACCAAAGTTTTATCACCCCAATGTATACCCTAGTGGGACTGTATGTTTGAGTATATTGAATGAACTGCAAGATTGGAAGCCGGCCATCACATTGACCCAGATACTTTTGGGCGTGCAAGAGTTATTAGACAATCCAAACATAAAGTCGCCGGCTCAAGAGGATTCATATAAGCATTATATGAATGATAGGGCTACCTACGAGAAGAAAGTTAGAGCAGAGGTTAAAAAATACATAACCGAGGAATAA
- a CDS encoding RNA helicase, putative (Similar to S. cerevisiae SKI2), giving the protein MIIEEVPINDPLVVDPTTVTTYEYPEVTEEEKKQDLKTDLLNPSPEINWEILDLVNKPLEINREKIIDKLVINPERLSRTQFRFKRSGIQGHITGYQEEVNLNELENSNTSLSINRGYSSKSESLRGNTSFLPFQPGGLIQQAASDREPKDSGVNLHRNEHGLFDIPPGFERGLEVSGSGSLDIEPVSPDEDDEEEESLQGVHISATSEPADIDGDAPKPKPMIPFDSKEIEGLVPFDYSIFKYTDKKNALDKRTWAHVVDLDHKIEDFQELVPNMARTWPFELDTFQKEAVFHLEQGDSVFVAAHTSAGKTVVAEYAIAMAHRNMTKCIYTSPIKALSNQKFRDFKETFKDIDVGLITGDVQINPEANCLIMTTEILRSMLYRGADLIRDVEFVIFDEVHYVNDIDRGVVWEEVIIMLPDHVKYILLSATVPNTFEFANWVGRTKQKDIYVISTPKRPVPLEIFVSAKNQLFKVVDANRKFSENEFRKHKDFLEGGGKKNELPSTTMGSGSRGGPGGTARGGNRGGRGSRGGQGRGNSSGPKRFGRDGPKKNTWIDLVNYMKSNNLLPAVVFVFSKKRCEEYADSLRSVDFNNAREKSEIHMFIDRAVGRLKKEDRELPQILKIREMLGRGIAVHHGGLLPIVKECIEILFAKSLVKVLFATETFAMGLNLPTRTVVFSSMRKHDGRSFRNLLPGEFTQMSGRAGRRGLDKTGTVIVMAYNDPLSPTDFKEVVLGTPTKLSSQFRLTYSMILNLLRIEALKVEEMIKHSFSENSTQVLLPEHQKRYDEIKKQLQSSTITPCSKCSLEGTEETCNLLTEYEKLYGECVVDIHKSPVLKSQLLRIGRLVCFRDVNHNGARMGFVVKSDSANNAIVLLTFDHGKEFEEAIEKYRLPYIPIRDYISKSFPKIKFCGRLRVVMVPYENVCFIGRYSLKTSINLIINNNKSAVQESSEQIQILTKYQNSFEELAFKFTRQLSLLDLTVEKDKILEKLRSSKTYTCPNFKQHYVEYLDRYLLSQEVEKLERLISDENLELLPDYEQRLQVLEAMGYIDEQHNVVLKGRVACEVNSGWELIITELVLNNFLADFEPAEIVALLSCFVYEGRTQEEEPPLITPRLEKGKAKILEIAEKLLKVYVEKQVSLTSEEEDFVESKRFALANVVYEWANGLSFNEIMQISVEAEGTIVRVITRLDEICREVKNAALIIGDSTLHLKMAEAQEKIKRDIVFCASLYL; this is encoded by the coding sequence ATGATAATTGAAGAGGTACCGATAAATGATCCCTTGGTGGTGGACCCAACTACTGTTACCACATATGAATATCCAGAAGTTACAgaggaagaaaagaaacaagatttgaaaacagATCTATTGAATCCATCACCAGAAATCAACTGGGAGATCTTGGATCTTGTCAATAAACCATTAGAAATCAATCGAGAGAAAATCATTGACAAATTAGTGATCAATCCGGAACGATTGAGCCGTACTCAATTCAGATTCAAGAGATCGGGCATTCAGGGACACATCACAGGATATCAGGAAGAAGTCAATTTGAACGAATTAGAAAACTCCAACACTTCGCTAAGCATCAACCGTGGGTATAGTTCTAAAAGTGAAAGTCTTCGAGGAAACACCAGTTTTTTGCCATTTCAACCAGGAGGTTTAATCCAACAAGCAGCCTCCGATAGAGAACCCAAGGATTCGGGTGTAAATTTGCATAGAAATGAGCATGGACTATTTGATATTCCACCAGGATTTGAGCGTGGATTAGAAGTAAGTGGAAGTGGAAGTTTGGATATAGAACCAGTTTCCCCAGacgaagatgatgaagaggaagaaaGTTTGCAGGGGGTTCACATTTCTGCTACATCCGAGCCAGCAGATATAGATGGCGATGCGCCAAAGCCAAAACCCATGATCCCATTTGATAGCAAGGAAATTGAAGGATTGGTGCCATTtgattattcaattttcaagTATACTGACAAGAAAAACGCATTGGATAAACGAACTTGGGCTCACGTGGTAGACTTGGATCATAAGATCGAAGACTTTCAAGAGTTGGTCCCCAACATGGCACGAACATGGCCGTTTGAATTAGATACATTTCAAAAGGAAGCAGTTTTCCATTTGGAGCAAGGCGATTCTGTGTTTGTGGCTGCACATACTTCCGCAGGGAAAACCGTCGTTGCCGAATATGCCATAGCGATGGCACATCGAAATATGACTAAATGTATCTACACGTCTCCAATTAAGGCTTTGTCAAATCAAAAGTTTCGTGATTTCAAAGAGACGTTCAAAGACATTGATGTAGGGTTGATAACTGGGGACGTTCAAATCAACCCAGAAgccaattgtttaattatgACCACTGAGATTTTAAGATCAATGTTGTATCGTGGTGCTGATTTGATACGTGATGTTGAGTTTGTGATATTTGATGAAGTGCATTACGTCAACGATATAGACAGAGGTGTAGTATGGGAAGAGGTCATTATCATGTTGCCCGATCACGTCAAGTATATTTTATTGTCTGCAACCGTGCCAAACACATTTGAGTTTGCTAACTGGGTAGGGAGAACTAAACAGAAAGACATATATGTTATTTCAACACCAAAAAGACCGGTGCCTTTGGAGATTTTTGTATCAGCGAAAAACCAACTATTCAAAGTTGTTGATGCCAACCGAAAATTTCTGGAGAATGAATTCAGGAAGCACAAGGATTTTCTAGAAGGCGGTGGGAAGAAAAATGAGTTGCCGTCTACAACTATGGGTTCTGGAAGTAGAGGCGGACCAGGTGGAACTGCCAGAGGTGGGAATCGTGGTGGTCGTGGCAGTCGGGGAGGTCAAGGAAGGGGCAACTCTTCCGGACCCAAAAGGTTTGGCCGAGATGGTCCAAAGAAAAACACGTGGATTGACTTGGTTAATTATATGAAACTGAATAACTTGTTGCCCGCAGttgtatttgttttctCTAAAAAGAGATGTGAAGAATATGCGGACTCCTTGCGTAGTGTTGATTTCAACAATGCTCGTGAAAAGTCTGAAATTCATATGTTTATTGATCGGGCAGTTGGCAGATTGAAGAAAGAGGATCGTGAATTGCctcaaatattgaaaatcagGGAAATGCTTGGTAGAGGTATTGCTGTGCATCATGGTGGATTGTTACCAATCGTCAAAGAGTGTATTGAAATTCTTTTTGCCAAATCGTTGGTCAAAGTTTTGTTTGCCACTGAAACGTTTGCTATGGGGTTGAACTTGCCGACAAGAACCGTTGTGTTTTCGTCAATGAGAAAGCATGACGGTAGAAGTTTCCGTAATCTATTACCAGGCGAGTTTACACAAATGTCGGGTAGAGCTGGTAGAAGAGGGTTGGATAAGACGGGTACAGTTATTGTTATGGCATACAACGATCCATTGTCACCAACAGACTTTAAGGAAGTAGTATTGGGAACACCCACCAAACTTCTGTCACAGTTCAGATTAACTTATAGTATGATTTTGAATCTTTTGCGTATTGAGGCATTAAAAGTCGAAGAAATGATAAAGCATTCTTTCAGTGAGAATTCTACACAGGTCTTGCTTCCCGAACACCAAAAACGGTAtgatgaaataaaaaagcAATTGcaatcatcaacaataactCCTTGTTCCAAATGCTCTTTGGAAGGGACGGAAGAAACCTGCAATTTATTAACAGAGTACGAGAAGTTATATGGAGAGTGTGTCGTAGATATACACAAATCGCCAGTTTTGAAAAGTCAATTGTTGCGTATTGGAAGATTGGTTTGTTTCAGAGATGTTAACCACAATGGTGCACGAATGGGGTTTGTCGTCAAGTCAGACAGTGCCAATAACGCTATCGTGTTGTTAACTTTTGACCATGGGAAAGAGTTCGAGGAAGCTATTGAAAAGTATAGATTGCCATATATTCCTATTCGCGATTACATCAGCAAAAGCTTccccaaaatcaaattttgtGGTCGTTTGAGAGTGGTGATGGTGCCATACGAAAACGTCTGCTTTATTGGAAGATACTCACTCAAgacatcaataaatttgattataaacaacaacaagtcaGCGGTGCAAGAATCCTCTGAACAGATACAAATCTTGACCAAGTATCAAAATAGCTTTGAAGAATTAGCTTTTAAATTTACTAGACAGTTATCCTTGCTTGACTTGACGGTTGAGAAGGATAAAATACTAGAAAAACTTAGGCTGAGTAAGACGTACACGTGCCCTAATTTCAAGCAGCATTACGTTGAGTATCTTGATAGATATTTGTTGTCGCAAGAAGTGGAAAAATTGGAGCGGTTGATTTCTGATGAAAACTTGGAATTGTTACCTGATTATGAACAAAGATTGCAAGTCTTAGAGGCAATGGGTTATATTGATGAACAGCATAACGTGGTATTGAAAGGGCGGGTTGCCTGTGAGGTGAATTCCGGATGGGAATTGATTATTACAGAGTTGGTCTTGAACAACTTTTTAGCAGACTTTGAGCCAGCAGAAATAGTGGCATTATTGTCATGCTTTGTCTACGAGGGGAGAActcaagaagaagaaccaCCTTTAATCACCCCGAGGTTGGAAAAGGGAAAGGCAAAAATATTGGAAATTGCCGAAAAGCTATTAAAAGTATATGTTGAAAAACAAGTTTCTTTGACGCTGGAGGAAGAAGACTTTGTCGAGAGCAAGCGTTTCGCATTGGCCAATGTTGTATACGAATGGGCCAACGGCTTGTCATTTAACGAAATTATGCAAATTAGTGTTGAGGCAGAAGGTACAATTGTGAGAGTGATTACCAGATTGGATGAAATATGTCGTGAGGTGAAGAATGCGGCCTTGATCATTGGAGACTCTACATTGCATTTGAAGATGGCCGAAGCACAAGAAAAGATCAAACGTGATATTGTGTTTTGCGcttcattatatttatag